From the genome of Phlebotomus papatasi isolate M1 chromosome 2, Ppap_2.1, whole genome shotgun sequence:
tgcgagctagacatactcaaatgaacgatatggtaggaatattttcaactcaaaagttGCACAACTGAGTGTTCGTCTCATAGATGAATACTCTCCAAGTTCCAAgttgccaattggcactgatgGTCCActtatttgtggatgttttttgtggaaattctatatatgaaaattccacgccatttttaatcaatttttggaattattttaaagaaaaatattttaaaaaaatccactggagAAGTCGTGGAactccgtaatattaaaccatgGAAGtctctaaggccgttgcatggaaatttccacggataatttcgtggaaatatagaggatttttccgaatttttaaagggctgactgccgattatacgctaataatccataggaaaagccgtggaaatattcgtcagagaaaagtccatggaaactcgcggatatttcttattatacggtcctatacagagttccgcaaacgtccatggaacgctaggaagaaatttagcgtcaaattctatctcggaagcttacgcggattttgagcggtaaaatccagggaattccacgcggatttttagcgttaaaatcagcggacatggcagaaaaggctgctggaaatccagtggaatcgccgcggccgttggctatagggttACATATGATTTCCGTCACGGAATCACGGATCGAACCAAGGCCTCTGCTTCACAAAGCCTACATTGTTTGTCCATTGAGCTGCCGCGACTCTACAGGTCTAGCCATTTTGCTAGgttctttttaacatttaaatgagtaaaaaaataaaaatcagctCTCTCTAGTCacctctctctctccctctcaTAGGTAATTTCGaacacatgtttacaaaacaaaagttctGTGCGCTGGGAATTATGCCCAACATAATATATGGGTATATTATGCATTTTCCAATTCTGATAGCCCATTTTTTCTCTGAGCGgcacatattaaattttttatttaattcatttgaattttgagacacaAATCTCTCGAAATCATAGTGTTGTAGcttaagaaaaagaataaaagtaACAAGCGTCCACCGCCATCTTAGCGTTGGCgaccaacctccagagaaaaacggtggaaaagttCTTTAGACTTGGTTTTCGGTCAATATtcgaatgttttaatggtgaatttctataaaattgtcactgattcgtatttatttttggaataattgacctattaatgttagatcatacgccaaatattagtgaaaatataaataaattgaataaataactctacctgtcgaattgaggaaccggtcgactcgagggcactttaccttgtcaacaaaattttgaaaattcaactgtctcgcggatttttttatgtcacccggaaaaagagtccacggataagtgAGAGGTCTACTGTATAGCCATCTCACTTACTCCCACATGCTGTTTCGAAAACGTGTTattaaaacaaaagttattatacgTTGGGCATTAGTTTCAAAAGCGCAactcacaataatttttgttttctgaacatatttttgacatttcagtgagaatgaGTGAAaactaaatctagtcatctcgctcactccatAAGGTCCTTGAACTACAAAACCTATTATTAACCTATCAATCCTATTATTTTTTCCAGGTTATAAAGCTAATAGAAGAGGGAAAACGTCTGCTAAAACCATCACTTTGTCCTGATGACATCTTCGAAAGAATGGAAAATTGTTGGAACTACAAACCTAAGGATCGTCCTACTTTCCGCCATCTAACAGAATTCTTTGCTCCTGACTACGCAAATGTCACGGAATTGATCAAATCTGAACAGATTGTCTGAATTCTAAAATCAGCCAAAAAATACTTCTTCGCATTGTCTAGCATTTAAACTCTAAAAACCTAACCCCTTTTCAGAGTTTTCAAACTTCACATCACTCTGTTGATAAGTAGATCGTCTGAGTGGAAATCATAGTTATGTAGTTcgttatgataaaaaaaaagaacagaaaaaatatgttGTGAGCTAAATATGCTATTAGTCGATATCTTCTGTGTTATTATTAGTTTTTATCTCAAAGTAGTGTTTATCAGTTAAAGATTTTGCAATCAaagtattttgattttaatattaaaatattgttaggAAGATTGTGGCAATTATTCTCTCGTAATGACATCAGAGTTACTAACAATCAgttaatgtttgtgaattattttgtacTCTATATTGTGGACGAAActgaattatttttgttttgtcaACACAAATTTGACAATTCAGAATGAGTGCGCTGCACCTAATTCTATAGTTGTCTCGCTCACTCATATGCACAATCccagaaaacatgtttacaaaacaaaagcagTTCTTCGCTCCCCATTAAGTGTAGAATTTGTTAATTCTAATTTTACTCTGTTATTTGttacaatttttgttttaaattaatggCTACGCACGATATGAAAacttaaagaacttttttttcaattacaaattcgaaaaataatctcaaaatttttaaaatagtatAATTTGCTAAAAGTCAGACAGTGCTGAAAGTCGGACGCTTCTTAAGTGTTTGCCTTTCCAAGttttacatataaaaaaaacaaaagatgtTCAAATGAATTTGAGTTTATCCGCGACATATTTCTTTGCCATAGCTATGCTAATCTTTGTGCTGTTTACAATATCATGCCATAGCCTTTAGGACATAAATAATAATCTCTCCTCTGCAACTTCACATTCCGCAAGTAAAACAGAAAAcatttaacaagaaaaaaaaaacttttgcaaaactCAAAACAGATATTTCTAAAAGATTAACCAGAGTCTAACAAATATGTTATTAAAATCATATTAACttttactatttattttaaatgcagGAAAAACCCGAGTTTATCTGATGtgcctttttttaaaactattacCACTtactataatttataaaataaaaagaaaattgacaaTGTTGTTTGACAAgcaatattgcaataaatttataattgtgTTTATGTTGAGGAAGGACAAGAGAGAATAAAAACAGAGTTTGGAGAATTGTTGTTTTCTTTTCCAATTTGCTTTTATGATCGACGAAATGGATAAGATTTTGCTGAATGCTGGAACTTGTGAGTTCGCTCTATCTACAGTTTGTAACTTCGTGTACCAGGACACAAAATGATTGTTGTCACAATTAAAATCCAACACTCGAATCAACCAACTCTCAGGTGAGGCTTGGTATTACGCTCGTGGTTTGTTTCAACATTCATGAGGTTAAATTCAAGCCTTATGAGTCTGTCTGAGGCTTGATTCAACCCTTGTTGAGTGCATATGAAAGCCTTGTAGTGAAAATTGTGTTTTCTTTacgctttctttttttttatatgtgaCTCACGTGAATTTAATGCAAAGGAGAATTTAACACCAAACTtaccaagaccggtcaaatttatcggtttataaactttttaaaagtAACACACATATTATGCATGTGTTTTCACAAAACATTCCTAGACCTAAGGATATTTATATTTGATTACATCGATTAGATGTTCTGATACTTCATCGTGGAAACGGAATCGAGAAGCACTGGTTGTACTTCTGGGGACTTTAATACAAAAattctttatgaatttttcatacgaaaataatctcgactgaagtatatccttaagtcgaaaacatttaagcatatacttcagccgaaatgaaattttacattaaaattgataaacagTAAATGCTGCACTCACACTTGCTTCAATGAAGTGTTCATGAAACACGCACGAGTGTTCATGGATCACTCACGAGCGCGAGTATTCATGCAACACTCGTGAGTGTTTACGGAACGCTCCATGAACACTTATTAGAGCGTTAGCATTAGTCTCGTCATAGAAATATGAGGCTTATACCAACACTCATAAGCAtgattcaaaatttaaccaaGCTTTAGTGAGACGTCACaacattcatttaaaaaaaaagctttgatTCAACACTCAATGAAGGAATTGATAACTTCGCTTCGGAAAGTGCCCTTTTTGGATTTATTGATTTATAACCGGCTATACTTGTTCTCTTATTTGATTTGATTTAATTTCATCTATGTTTTTCCATCCTCAGGCAGCCAtcgtcgtcttagcgttgattccggAAATCAACGAAAATGAACGAAACTCAGAGAATAACataaagacttgaccactgatgaaggcttggagactgagccgaaagctctgataAAAGTTGAAgcattttccctgagtgattttcCACTTCCGATGATTTCAGAATACCCATTGTTAAAATTAGTGTCACATCGGTTTTTCTTTACGGTCTTTCTCTAGTAgtacagagctgggtcgctgctgggaaattggccgcgataagtcttggttttttttacgggatctttcagggcaaaagccccaGAACACAacgaattatttgaaaaaattataggTTACGTTAGgtctaaccttaaaaaataatttatcgcACGTATTTTATATGGTAGAAAATTCTGGATTGATTTTTATCGCAAATTCTTCGGCAAGAAAAATCGAAATCCTAAATTGTTATATAAATTagattctaacctcaaaaactttGCAGAAATCGGGCTTATTAGGTTTTTGttgtttcaataaataaaaaattaaatttatcgatTAATTAACCTAATCTTCTTGTTATTCTAAAAACTTTTGGTTTCAATATGAAATTCCGTTATTTGAAGAATTTCGGTCCGATGGggtgtagcaagaattgacggaaaacactagacctttcttgactttcgcaaatttattctttacgacgtttcgaggatgaatgtcctcttcaccagatattgaattttgttgggaaaatcacatacaggcgggaaatggttacactttttaggacttggatcacagattgcacttttaagttcaccattcgactgatcgacaccattcgactgatcgaAAAAAAGTGATCCtaaaaagtgtaaccatttcccgcctgtacgtgattttcccaacaaaattcgatatctgaagaagaggacattcatccttaaaacgtcgtaaagaataaaattgcgaactAAAATAGAAGATCATAGAATGCTAACCTTCAAGAAAACTTCCTGAGGTGACATCTACTGGAAGACCACAAATTACTgcatataaatttatattatccTTATAGTCAAATAAGAGAAACAATGCCATTAATTTACGATTATTTTTTGAATCACCATCTAGTCTTGAGACATTCTAGATTAATTTGGTAAAATCTGAAATGGAAGGTTTTTAGATTTCAAAATTATTGAGCGATGAACTCGGAGATTTATTGTTCTAAGCAATAATTTTAAGATTAGGATACATAACTCCTTTACTGTGCAAGAAAATTAGACCAGGGATCTTAATATTAGGTGGAGAAATTCACTAATAAGCTTTAtcttaaaaaaacatttcgGATATAAGGCAAATTTCACATAAAGGGGGGTCCTCCAAAAAGTTCAAATTGCTATCTCTCATCGTTTGAcaatttgatttgaatttgaCTGAACGAGGAGTGTTCTTAAAGAAATTATATAATCGATAGATTATAGATATTACTATTTTTCAGAGTTAGAGCAATAGAATTGCGCAGGCTCTGTGGCAAGTGTCAAAATCAGCTGGTCGCAAGCTCGCCATTGTTTTTGTCGTTTTTGTGAAGAAATGTTTTGTGATCGATTGTGTTTTGGGTCAATATTTTGTACAGATGGAATCCTTTTTTAGTGGAGTCAGAAATAGTTTAAGTGGCAGAGAGACGGTTATCAAGCAATCCCTGATATCAGCTCTCTCAGAAAATGCCCGGGAGATTCAATTTGAATATGCAGAGAATAACTGTGGTAAGTACTGTTGAAATTTTTACCAGGGAAGAACTTCTGACCTGAAAAGAATTCTTTTGGAATGTTGAAGAATTGCTGGAACTCACAGAAAGCACAAATTCCTTTTGTACCACAATCGAGGCAATTTTTCTACATGGCATCAAGGGATCCTTTGTCCGGAAGACCATAAGTGTGATTGCCAATGAGATTAACCGAAGGCCAGAACCTAATTTCTGGCCAATCCTCCTCATATTCTCCCACAAACAATTTATCGATCAAATTCAATCCCTGAGTCAAGTGAACAAAGATATTGGCTACTGTCGTGCCTGGATTCGACTACTCATTAACGATGGATTGCTCTCATCGCATCTCAAGACCATCCGCAATGACTCATCAGCCCTCAATCCTTATTACAACAGACACGCCCTGCTCAAGGATCATGACAGACTTGAGGTGGCTGAGAGGATTCTTGAAGGTGTTGAGAGCTGCATCCGCTTCAAATTGCCCTTCAATTCCAGCCTACTGAATCAGTGGACAGATCAGCCATTGCAGATGGCTGGCATCTGGACTCCACCCTTGAAATCCTACCCAATTGCATCGGGAGTTGATGTAGCTAGTTCTCTGAGTGATGAAGTGCCAGAACTACCCCCACAGCCCAAACCCCTTTCCATCGATCAAGTTTACGAGGACACCATCTCAAATTCAATGTTCTCATCTTCCCCCACAAACCATCCCCGGGCAGCTGATCTGACAGCCGACGAGAACTTTGACATTCTCATGAGCAAAGTATCTGACGACAAGGAAGATGAGATTGTAGCTGAACGAAAGATTAAGGAGAGGAAGACTTCAGGGAATTCCCTGGATCAGAGGGAAGGTTGGTCATCTCCGACTGATGACAAAGGAGCTGCCAAGGATCATCGGATCCTTAGTCGTTCAAACAGCATGACCCAGTCGATTGTCTCCACACAATCCACGTCAGCTGATCGTCAGAGCTTCAACACTCTCCTGGCCAAACACGCTGACAGAAACACCTACGCTACAACCTTCGACTTGAGCCACATCTGGGATCAACTGGAAGCCCAATATGCAGCCAATGCCAACAAAACTCCCACAGAAAGGACATCTTCTCAAAATGAGAGCGATGAGGACCTTAGCTTCGAAATGATTGACTCCCTAAcggaaaaatttcaaatagacGAACTCCGTGATTTTATCAGTCAGACCTGCATCTTGGCCCGAGAACAAGGACTCGATCGACAGGGATTTATGTGCCAGGCATGTTCCAGTCCCTTTGGAATTGGCGTAAAGACACCACAGTAAGTTCAAGATATACTCCTACCCTCCTCAATCTGACCATTAGTAACGCAATCCCTTACCCTTGCAGAGTCTGCTCCTTTTCCGGCAACTACTTCTGCGACATGTGCATGAGTCAGGATCTACACATAATCCCAGCCAAAGTCATTCACAACTGGGACTTTAGGCGTCTACCAGTTTCACAGAAAGTCTCCAAATTCCTCTTTGAATTCCAATTGCAACCGATAATTGACATGAAAATCATTAATCCGGGAATCTATTCAGCTGTGAGCGAAATGGCAGAATTGCAATCCCTGAGAATTCAGCTGAACTTCATCCGAGCCTACCTATTTACGTGCAATCGGGAAATTATGGAGAAATTCCAGGAGCAAGTTTCCGGAAAGACTTATCTCTATGAGCACATACATCGATATGCAATCGGAGACTTGACCATACAAATACCAAAGGGATACCTCAAGCAACTCCTACGAAAAGCTATTCAGTTTGGCCAGGAGCACATCCTGAATTGTCGCCTATGCAGTCAGAAGGGATTTATTTGTGAGATTTGCAAGAGTCACAAGGTGCTCTATCCCTTCAACATTGACACCACATTCCGAGTAAGTTTGCTTTCTACCTTGAAATCCTTATTGGGAACATATTGAAAACCTAATTGGGGAATAGATGATGACCATAGAACGAGGAAAGTTATTCCCGAAacaccccccaaagttggcatcaaaaaaaattgttttaggcatattttgtatgcaaatctttaaatgcgaatatctcgtaaactagaagagatagaccccccaaagttggcatcaaaaaaatttttttaggcatattttgtatgcaaatctttaaatgggaatatctcgtaaactagaagagatagacccccccaaagttggcatcaaaaaaaatttttttaggcatattttgtatgcaaatctttaaatgcgaatatctcgtaaactagaagagatagaccccccaaagttggcatcaaaaaaaaattttttaggcatattttgtatgcaaatctttaaatgcgaatatctcgtaaactagaagagatagaccccccaaagttgacatcaaaaaaaattttttaggcatattttgtatgcaaatctttaaatgcgaatatctcgtaaactagaagagatagaccccccaaagttgacatcaaaaaaaattttttaggcatattttctatgcaaatctttaaatgcgaatatctcgtaaactagaagagatagaccccccaaagttggcatcaaaaaaaaattttttttaggcatattttgtatgcaaatctttaaatgcgaatatctcgtaaactagaagagatagaccccccaaagttggcatcaaaaaaaaattttttttaggcatattttgtatgcaaatctttaaatgcgaatatctcgtaaactagaagagatagaccccccaaagttgacatcaaaaaaaattttttaggcatattttctatgcaaatctttaaatgcgaatatctcgtaaactagaagagatagactccccaaagttggcatcaaaaaaaaatttttttttaggcatattttgtatgcaaatctttaaatgcgaatatctcgtaaactagaagagatagaccccccaaagttggcatcaaaaaaaaattttttttaggcatattttgtatgcaaatctttaaatgcgaatatctcgtaaactagaagagatagaccccccaaagttggcatcaaaaaaattttttttttggcatattttgtatgcaaatctttaaatgcgaatatctcgtaaactagaagagatagaccccccaaagttggcataaaaaaaaaactttttaggcatattttgtatgcaaatctttaaatgcgaatatctcgtaaactagaagagatagaccccccaaagttgacatcaaaaaaaatttttttttaggcatattttgtatgcaaatctttaaatgcgaatatctcgtaaactagaagagatagaccccccaaagttggcatcaaaaaaaattttttaggcatattttgtatgcaaatctttaaatgcgaatatctcgtaaactagaagagatagaccccccaaagttgacatcaaaaaaaattttttaggcatattttgtatgcaaatctttaaatgcgaatatctcgtaaactagaagagatagaccccccaaagttggcatcaaaaaaaaatttttttaggcatattttgtatgcaaatctttaaatgcgaatatctcgtaaactagaagagatagaccccccaaagttggcatcaaaaaaaatttttttttggcatattttgtatgcaaatctttaaatgcgaatatctcgtaaactagaagagatagaccccccaaagttggcataaaaaaaaaactttttaggcatattttgtatgcaaatctttaaatgcgaatatctcgtaaactagaagagatagaccccccaaagttgacatcaaaaaaaaatttttttttaggcatattttgtatgcaaatctttaaatgcgaatatctcgtaaactagaagagatagaccccccaaagttgacatcaaaaaaaaatttttaggcatatattgtatgcaaatctttaaatgcgaatatctcgtaaactagaagagatagaccccccaaagttggcatcaaaaaaaaatttttttaggcatattttgtatgcaaatctttaaatgcgaatatctcgtaaactagaagagatagacccccaaagttggcatttcAGGATTGCGGATATCTGGGTTTTTCTTTTCGGAGTTTTGGTTTTCTGggttttgacttttgggatttcgaaattcaggattttggcttacgggaattttggcttttagggattttggttttcaggattttggatcttcagaattttggtgttcgtgattttagggattttggctttctgttattttagctttttaggATTCcggatttcgggatttcgacacattcgagattttgacttttcgggaatttgattttcaaaattttgacttttcgggattttgtctttcaggatttcgaatttcgggattttggctttcgggatttcgacccggGGGATTTTGGAGTTCGTGATTCtgactttcaaaattttggggtACAGCATTTTAGTCGGGACCGGTTTCGAACATCCCTGATACCGAAAATGATAGACCGGCAATGTCAGACTCGGCCGTcttagtacgcaatatctccggtttagaaagataaattttcatattttttttaaacataatcgACTCGCGCGTATggcaagaaagaagaaaaaagagatTATATAGATATATGGAAAATGCTTGAGAGAGAAAgatatgtgaatttcgactatATGTAATTTTCCTGATCGAAAGGGTGTGCCGAAAGACGGAGCCATAAgaaatacatttcaaatttaccacgtgaaaaatatttacgtGTTTTTAGGggcaattcaaaaattattttataaatgaactaaaaataaaaagttaaaaatttcaagacctttccaaaaaattcaaatttatcaaaatcggttgaagaACAGGTATAAATCCTCGAAGTAAAAAAAGctgaaaaaatcgatttttatatGCGCTTTTTCTTTGACTTCGAGaagtaaaattaagattttataCTAGGAGGAGGCCATAGTAATGGCGCAATCCACTCCCATGGCAGTTAGACTATTTTATAAGAAGCTTTTTGAAGCCAACCGCACCCCTACTACCCCCAAAACTCAAGTCTTAAAAGTTTCAATAACTCCCGTGACCTGTAAAGAAACTTTATTACCACAAACTTATCTGGGCTTgtcactgttttttttctttgctatttaatgaaattaaataaattatgcaGGATCGTATTATTCCATTTCCCAGAGTCTGGGATATCTATCGATCCCCGGAAAATTTAATCCTGGACAATAACTATCTCGTACAACAAACCAATTttcttaatccgagacactttcacCCCTTTTATCTCCCAAGCAGAAATGAGCTATGTGAGCTATTATCGTTTTAACGACAAATTAATAATCagacaagatttttttaatagtcGCGATTGGAAATTTCATCTCTCTCCTCAAGAAATCCTAGAATTCCTGGACAGAAAAAGTATCATGTC
Proteins encoded in this window:
- the LOC129802247 gene encoding pleckstrin homology domain-containing family M member 1, with product MESFFSGVRNSLSGRETVIKQSLISALSENAREIQFEYAENNCELLELTESTNSFCTTIEAIFLHGIKGSFVRKTISVIANEINRRPEPNFWPILLIFSHKQFIDQIQSLSQVNKDIGYCRAWIRLLINDGLLSSHLKTIRNDSSALNPYYNRHALLKDHDRLEVAERILEGVESCIRFKLPFNSSLLNQWTDQPLQMAGIWTPPLKSYPIASGVDVASSLSDEVPELPPQPKPLSIDQVYEDTISNSMFSSSPTNHPRAADLTADENFDILMSKVSDDKEDEIVAERKIKERKTSGNSLDQREGWSSPTDDKGAAKDHRILSRSNSMTQSIVSTQSTSADRQSFNTLLAKHADRNTYATTFDLSHIWDQLEAQYAANANKTPTERTSSQNESDEDLSFEMIDSLTEKFQIDELRDFISQTCILAREQGLDRQGFMCQACSSPFGIGVKTPQVCSFSGNYFCDMCMSQDLHIIPAKVIHNWDFRRLPVSQKVSKFLFEFQLQPIIDMKIINPGIYSAVSEMAELQSLRIQLNFIRAYLFTCNREIMEKFQEQVSGKTYLYEHIHRYAIGDLTIQIPKGYLKQLLRKAIQFGQEHILNCRLCSQKGFICEICKSHKVLYPFNIDTTFRCDICGAVFHDSCLNALQPCPKCDRKKKREDLPLLDALESIRED